GCATGACATACCCTTGAGAGTAGAGCCATGATCGAGTAGAAAGGCAACCCTATGGAGTAAAACAAAAGTGCCGTGGCTGTTCTCAGCGCATCCGAGTGTGTGAATGCTCCGTGTTGATAAACTAGCACTGTTAGTCTTTCACTGAGCACTACTAAACCAACAGTTGAAGGAATACTCAAAAAGAACGTCGCTTTCATAGCGTCTTTCAAATGACTCTGTGATTCTTCACTCTCACCTGACATGAGAGGTAACACCACGGTCGACATCGCCACGCCAAAAACTCCAAAAGGCAGTTGGTAGAATCTGTTTGCGTACTGCAAAACTGAGACACTGCCTGGACCAATCAAAGAAGCTACATTCACATCTATCAAAACGTTGAACTCCGAAACTGTCATGGCAAGTAGAGCTGGAAAAAAGAGTTTGAAGAACTCTTGAACACCTATGAAAGTTGGTTTGTAGAAAAAACCCACCTTTCTCGCTCCAGGTATCAAACTCAACAGCATCATCATTCCGCCTAGAGTAAAACCGACTGTCGGACCCACGATTCTTGGATTGAAGAATTCACACGCGAGCGCCCCAAGAATGATTCCAATGTTCATAAAAACTGGCGACAACGCCGGAAGGAAAAATCGTTCAGAAGAATTCTGAACTGCGTAGAGAACGGCCCAAAGGAACACGAACACAACAAACGGGGTGCTGATACGCGCGAGTTTTGATGCAAGTAATTTGATCTCTGCATTCGCCCCACTCGCCAGAAAGAACGGTACAACTTCAGGGAAGAATTCCACAAAGAGCGTCAAGCTGATCGTCACGATTCCTAGAGTTGTTATCACGGCTGAAGCAAACTCATTACTGTTACCTTTTTCTTTGTAGAGGGGAATGAAGGCGGACGTCATTGCCCCCTCAGCGAAAGCACGTCTGAGAAGAAATGGAAAAGCAATGGCAATAGAGTATGCATCGAACTCGATCCCGACTCCGAATTTGTTCGCCAAAAGGATATCTCTCATCAAACCAGTGAGCCTTGAGATAAAGGTTGCGATCGCAAAGAGAGTTCCGTATTTCAAGACTTTCGTCATATCTTCTCCCTGTATGCTCTTATTCCTAAAGCCAAGATCTTCATAGCATCTCTCAGTTTATCACAATCTAAAACATAAGCTACTCTCATCTCATCAACACCAGCACCTGGTGTGATGTAAAAGCCATCGAGGGGAGCAACCATTGTTGTCTTGCCATCGACTTCAAAGTTGCTGAGCATGAATTTCACAAAGTTTTCTGTGTTATCAATGGGAAGCTTCGCTGCTATGTAAAAAGCTCCGTGGGGTTTTTTGAAAACAGCCCCTTCCACCTTCAACAGTTCCTCATAAACGACATCACGCCTCGCTTGGTATTCAATCCTCATTCGTTCAATGTAACTATCATCGATTGTCAACAAACCAATCGTGGCATACTGCGAGGTCATGGATGGGCACAACCGCGCTTGTGCAAATTTCAAGGCGGCTGAATACAATTCTCTGTTCTTGGTGACAAAAGTTCCTATCCTTGCCCCGCAGGCACTGTATCTCTTCGAAACACTATCCACCAATATGGTTCTGTTAGCTACTTCTTCAAAAGTCAACATAGAGATCGCTTTGTAACCATCAAATACGAATTCTCGGTAAACTTCATCGGAAATGATAAAAAGATCTTTCTCGATCGCTACGTCCACTATGATTCTGAGTTGATCTTCATCGTACACCGAACCAGTTGGATTACAAGGGTTTGAAAAAATCACCGCTTTAGTTTTCGGCCCAATCACTTCAAGAAACTTTTCCTTCTTTGGTACTGAATAACCATCCTCTGGATAGGTGCGAACTGGAACGAGTTTAATCCCGAGTTGGTGTGCAAAGCCTGCGTAATTCGCGTAGAATGGTTCCAAGACAATTATCTCGTCCCCAGGATCAGCCACAACAGACATCGCAAAAATCACAGCTTCGCTTCCACCATTCGTGACTATGATTTGTGAGGGATTTATGAATATTCCAAATTTACTGTAATAGTGTACGAACGCCTCCCTCAACTCGAGCAAACCTGCTGAATGAGTGTACGCCACCACCGAAGGTTTATATTTCTCAGCGTACTCAAAATACACAGGCGGTGTCGGTATGTCGGGCTGTCCTATGTTCAGATAGTAGATTTTCTTTCCTCTCTTCGCTGCTTCTTCAGCATACGGTATGAGCCTCCTTATTGGACTCGCTGGTGCTTCAACAGCACGCTGTGATATTTTCATATCAAAAACGCCTCCTCAC
This window of the Pseudothermotoga sp. genome carries:
- the murJ gene encoding murein biosynthesis integral membrane protein MurJ, translating into MTKVLKYGTLFAIATFISRLTGLMRDILLANKFGVGIEFDAYSIAIAFPFLLRRAFAEGAMTSAFIPLYKEKGNSNEFASAVITTLGIVTISLTLFVEFFPEVVPFFLASGANAEIKLLASKLARISTPFVVFVFLWAVLYAVQNSSERFFLPALSPVFMNIGIILGALACEFFNPRIVGPTVGFTLGGMMMLLSLIPGARKVGFFYKPTFIGVQEFFKLFFPALLAMTVSEFNVLIDVNVASLIGPGSVSVLQYANRFYQLPFGVFGVAMSTVVLPLMSGESEESQSHLKDAMKATFFLSIPSTVGLVVLSERLTVLVYQHGAFTHSDALRTATALLFYSIGLPFYSIMALLSRVCHARKDMKLPFKATVISFLSNAVLDFVLGLTLKTAGIALATALSGVIGSVYLMLKLRPEVDMKHFQKVLFCSTVMGFVLLILEQLSVSKLFTLFLVGFGIVVYVSLCLILKIEEARLLVKIIRR
- a CDS encoding pyridoxal phosphate-dependent aminotransferase gives rise to the protein MKISQRAVEAPASPIRRLIPYAEEAAKRGKKIYYLNIGQPDIPTPPVYFEYAEKYKPSVVAYTHSAGLLELREAFVHYYSKFGIFINPSQIIVTNGGSEAVIFAMSVVADPGDEIIVLEPFYANYAGFAHQLGIKLVPVRTYPEDGYSVPKKEKFLEVIGPKTKAVIFSNPCNPTGSVYDEDQLRIIVDVAIEKDLFIISDEVYREFVFDGYKAISMLTFEEVANRTILVDSVSKRYSACGARIGTFVTKNRELYSAALKFAQARLCPSMTSQYATIGLLTIDDSYIERMRIEYQARRDVVYEELLKVEGAVFKKPHGAFYIAAKLPIDNTENFVKFMLSNFEVDGKTTMVAPLDGFYITPGAGVDEMRVAYVLDCDKLRDAMKILALGIRAYREKI